From Peptoanaerobacter stomatis, one genomic window encodes:
- a CDS encoding NusG domain II-containing protein, whose protein sequence is MKILKKGDIVVIVIIIVLSLIPMVFFKNEFNSDNAKIIVSQDSKIIGTYELNTGSNSQYIEFDFEMDGKKYKATLETKNSQVRLLRLPKEVVPKSIHADMSWIGDDSKIIVALPAKLVISIENSKNDSEIDSIAT, encoded by the coding sequence TTGAAAATCTTAAAAAAAGGTGATATAGTAGTAATAGTTATTATAATTGTTCTATCGCTTATTCCTATGGTATTTTTTAAAAACGAATTTAATAGTGATAATGCTAAGATAATAGTATCTCAAGATTCAAAAATAATAGGAACATATGAATTAAATACGGGAAGTAATTCTCAATATATAGAATTTGATTTTGAAATGGACGGTAAAAAATACAAAGCTACATTGGAGACAAAAAATTCTCAAGTAAGACTACTTAGATTGCCAAAGGAAGTTGTTCCAAAATCAATTCATGCAGATATGTCATGGATTGGAGATGACAGTAAAATAATAGTAGCATTACCTGCAAAATTAGTAATATCTATAGAAAATTCAAAAAACGATAGTGAGATAGATTCTATCGCAACATAA
- a CDS encoding S41 family peptidase → MENNLKSNKKQLLFNIITGALAGVLVFVSLTVFFTKTYGLTLQEYKDISAFKEFTQKYYYENTDNVDFKTGIRKGIIDSLNDPYSKYLTKEEFDKTMEDTTGEFVGIGVYIAPTENNTIAVVSPIKGSPAEKVGIKSGDIIESINGKKYDGKHMEDAVKQMRGKAGEKVVIGILDKNGKRKEYTVIKSPIHPQTVGSKVIDSNIGYIQIISFEGKTAEEFRKNYEDLKKKNVKGLIIDLRSNPGGLVDQVIDIADQILPRASIVYTNNKNDEKEYFNSDEKESITLPMVVLVNEGSASASEILSGALQDNKAATIVGQQTYGKGVIQSVLQMGDDGGLILTTAQYFTPNGHIVHGKGITPDVKVESSQNTKNKDVQLEKAIEVMKGKIK, encoded by the coding sequence ATGGAAAATAATTTAAAATCGAATAAAAAACAACTTCTGTTTAATATAATTACAGGAGCTTTAGCAGGGGTCTTAGTATTTGTATCATTAACTGTATTTTTCACAAAAACATATGGACTTACCTTGCAAGAATATAAAGATATAAGTGCATTTAAAGAATTTACTCAAAAATATTATTATGAGAATACGGATAATGTAGATTTTAAAACAGGCATAAGAAAAGGAATAATAGACTCATTAAATGATCCATATTCCAAATATTTGACCAAAGAAGAATTTGATAAAACCATGGAAGATACTACAGGAGAATTTGTAGGGATAGGTGTGTATATAGCACCTACAGAAAATAACACAATAGCGGTTGTATCTCCTATAAAAGGTTCACCGGCTGAAAAGGTAGGCATAAAATCAGGAGATATAATAGAGAGTATAAACGGCAAAAAATATGATGGAAAGCATATGGAAGATGCTGTAAAACAGATGAGGGGAAAAGCTGGAGAAAAAGTAGTAATAGGTATATTGGATAAAAATGGTAAGCGTAAAGAATATACTGTGATAAAATCTCCTATACATCCTCAAACAGTAGGTTCAAAGGTTATAGATAGCAACATAGGATATATACAAATAATTTCATTTGAAGGAAAGACAGCAGAGGAATTTAGAAAAAATTATGAAGATTTGAAGAAGAAAAATGTAAAAGGATTGATAATAGATTTGCGTTCAAATCCGGGAGGTCTTGTAGACCAAGTTATTGATATAGCAGATCAAATACTGCCAAGAGCCAGTATAGTATATACAAACAATAAAAATGATGAAAAGGAATATTTCAACTCTGATGAAAAAGAAAGTATAACATTGCCTATGGTAGTTCTTGTAAACGAAGGTTCAGCCTCTGCATCTGAAATACTTTCAGGAGCATTGCAAGACAATAAGGCGGCTACAATAGTTGGACAGCAGACATATGGTAAAGGTGTTATTCAATCTGTTTTGCAAATGGGAGATGATGGTGGACTTATTTTAACAACAGCACAATATTTTACGCCTAACGGACATATAGTGCATGGTAAGGGCATAACACCTGATGTAAAGGTGGAATCAAGCCAAAATACAAAAAATAAAGATGTACAGCTTGAAAAGGCAATAGAAGTTATGAAAGGTAAGATAAAATAG